The Procambarus clarkii isolate CNS0578487 chromosome 76, FALCON_Pclarkii_2.0, whole genome shotgun sequence genome includes a window with the following:
- the LOC138357144 gene encoding putative per-hexamer repeat protein 5 encodes MGTGSGYPTAATIVMGTGSGYPTAATIVTGTGSGYPTAATTVTGTGSGYPTAATIVMGAGSGYPTAATIVTGTGSGYPTAATIVMGTISGYPTAATIVTGTISGYPTAATIVTGTISGYPTAATIVMGTISGYPTAATIVTGTISGYPTAATIVTGTGSGYPTAATIVTGTISGYPTAATIVTGTISGYPTAATIVTGTISGYPTAATIVTGTGSGYPTAATIVTGTISGYPTAATIVTGTISGYPTAATIVTGTGSGYPTAATIVTGTRLKPLFSVLTGR; translated from the coding sequence atggGTACCGGATCTGggtatcccaccgctgccaccattgtaatggGTACCGGATCCGggtatcccaccgctgccaccattgtaacgggtACCGGATCCGGGTatcccactgctgccaccactgtaACGGGTACCGGATCCGggtatcccaccgctgccaccattgtaatggGTGCCGGATCCGggtatcccaccgctgccaccattgtaacgggtACCGGATCCGggtatcccaccgctgccaccattgtaatggGTACCATATCTGggtatcccaccgctgccaccattgtaacgggtACCATATCTGggtatcccaccgctgccaccattgtaacgggtACCATATCTGggtatcccaccgctgccaccattgtaatggGTACCATATCTGggtatcccaccgctgccaccattgtaacgggtACCATATCTGggtatcccaccgctgccaccattgtaacgggtACCGGATCCGggtatcccaccgctgccaccattgtaacgggtACCATATCTGggtatcccaccgctgccaccattgtaacgggtACCATATCTGggtatcccaccgctgccaccattgtaacgggtACCATATCTGggtatcccaccgctgccaccattgtaacgggtACCGGATCCGggtatcccaccgctgccaccattgtaacgggtACCATATCTGggtatcccaccgctgccaccattgtaacgggtACCATATCTGggtatcccaccgctgccaccattgtaacgggtACCGGATCCGggtatcccaccgctgccaccattgtaacgggtACCAGATTAAAACCTCTATTCTCTGTTTTAACTGGCCGTTAA